The genomic interval GCAGTTCCACCAATTGACGGGAGATTGCCAAGCCTAAGCCCGTCCCCTGATATTCGCGAATAGGCGAGTTATCGACCTGCCGAAAGGCATCAAAGATCATCGCCTGATATTCACTGGCAATGCCAATCCCTGTATCTTCAACCACAAACACCATGTGTTCCCCGTCGGGCAGTTCGGCTGTGCTGAAATCCACCCCTGGCACGGAATCGCCCATCACATCGCCGCCGAGTGTGCGCACAATGGCGATCCGCAAGCTAATACGCCCCTCGCGGGTGAACTTTACAGCGTTGCTCATCAGGTTGATGACGATCTGGCGCAGGCGGACTTCATCGGCACGGACGAGGGGTAGGGTGTCGGGGATGATCGCTTCGAGGGCAAGACGCTTCGCTTCGGCAAGGGGGGTGATGTTGGAGAGGACACGGGACATGAGCAGGGGAACATCAATGGCATCGAAATGGAGATTCAACCGCCCCGATTCGATCCGTGCCAGATCGAGGACATCGTTGATCAACTCCAGAAGGTGCTGAGCGTTCACATAGACGCGGCGCAAGCGATCCGCTTGTTTATCGCTGAGCGCCCCGTACATTCCGCTGAGAACCATCTCGGTATAGCCAAGAATGGCGTTCAGCGGTGTTCGCAGTTCGTGGCTCATCGTCGCCAAGAACTGGCTTTTCATCTCGTTTGCTTCCAGCGCATCACGGTAAAGACGGGCATTCTCTATGGCAAGGCTCAGGTGGGTGGCAATGCTTTCCATCGTCTCCAAGTCTTCAGCATGGAGCGAATTTGGTTTCGCATTTTGGACATCCAGCGTCCCAATGACGCGATCCCCCATGCGCAAGGGGACAACCAATTCGCAGCCCGCTTCGGGCATCCCCTCAAGGGTCAGGCAGCGGGCATCCTGACTGACATCGGTGATGAGGATGGAGCGTCCGTGAGTGCCAACCCACCCGTTTAGACTCGTTTCATCCAGCGCCAACACCCCGTTGCGGGGGAGAAGGACACCTTTCTCCGTATAGGATATTTTGATATGGAGGGCATCTTCTTCAATGAGCATGACGCTGACGAGGTTGTAGTGAAACAACTGTTGGGCAACCGAGGCAGCTTCCAGGAGCAGCGAATCAAGATCAAGTTTGGAGACGGCTGCTTGTGCTACCTGTGCGGCTGCCCTCAGACGTTGTGTTTGCTGCCGGAGCGAAAGTAGAAGACGCTGCTGCTCGCCAAGACTCTGGGCAATCCCCCCATAACCTGTTAGACCCTGCCCAGGCTCGCCAATGGAAAAGACAGCCAAACGCACCGGGAGCGCGTTTCCGGCGGCGTCTTTCTGCAAGACATCGCCCGCCCACCCCGCCTGAGAACGCGATCCGAGGACGATCTCACGGGCAACGCGCTGCTCGTCATCGCCAAAGTAGAGTTCGATCACGGTTTTGCCAATCAATTCGGACGGCTCATCGTAGCCATACAAGAGCGCTGCCGCCTGATTTGCATAGGTAATTCGCCCATCCAAGCCAGCAACATCAATGGCGACATTGGCGTTTTCCACCAGTTGACGAAAGACTTCAGGGCTTGCCGGATAAGAGAGCCGCTCTAAGGCAGCGGCAGCAGCGCGACTGAGGGCGTAAGCCAAGCCAATAATTGCCTCGGAGAGGGGGGAGGGGTTGAGGAGAAACACCAGCCCATGCACAACGCGATCCACGTTCAAGGGGAATGCCACCTCCCGCCCTTCAGCCGCAACTTGTGGGTGTAGTGTGAGATGGGCTTCATGGGCAGCGGCGGGCATATCCCCCTCGCCATCCCGTACTTCCTCGCCAAGCCAAAGACGCACCTCGCTCTGATCCCCCATAAGCCAGTGAAGGGCGTTCGTGAGGGTCTCGGCAAGGGTGTTTACAGTGGGGGCAGTTTCTAGTGCAGTGTGGGCGATTTGGTAGGTTGCCAACCAATCAATCATAGAGTTTCTTCTTCAGCCTGAGACCATATAGCCAACGCCATGAATGGTGCGGATAAACCGTAGGGATTCCGAACTTTCCTCGATCTTTGCCCGCAGATTGCGTATGTGCGCCCGCACCAGATCAGGATCGCCTGTGTTGGGGGGATAATCCCACACCATTTCTAAAAGTTTCTGTGGGGAAATGGCGATATTAGGGTGTTCCATCAGATAACGCAACAAGCGGTGTTCTGTCGCCGTGAGTTGAATTTCCTGATCGCTGGTCATCACTTTATAGGTGTCTGAATCAAGGCGAACGTTCCCCAATTCGATGACTGCCGCCGAACCTTCATCACGCCGAATACGGCGCAAGAGCGCCCGCACCCGCGCCTTAAGTTCAGTCACTTCAAAGGGTTTTGTTACATAATCATCGCCGCCAGCGTCTAAGCCGGCAATCACTTCATCGGTGCTGGTGTGTGCTGTTAGGAAAAGGACGGGCAAACTCGTAAACCGTGCATCGGCGCGAATTTGGCGGCAGAGCGTCAACCCATCCATGATGGGCATGTTGATATCTAAGATCACCAAATCGGGACGACGGATGATGATTTTGTACCACGCCTCTTGCCCGGACGATGCCTGCCCAACTTCATAGCCTTCACGCCCTAGCGCACGTCCCACCGTCCCTAAGACTTCATCATCATCATCCACCGTTAAGATATACGTCATCATGCCCGTCCTTAGCCCGATTCTCACTGTATTACGCCAGTGAGTATAGCGCGGTGTAGGGAAGGATTCTATGAGGAATTTAGGGGGAACGCACACCTTAAGGAAAACAGCCCCCAGTGCTGAACTTGCCGCGCCTAACTGTCCCTACCTTGACGATCCGTTCCCCTTCCACTACAATGGCGGTTTTGCGGGCGCAGTATGCTCCCCTCAGAGACAGATATTCGCCCCGCGAAAACCGGGGAAAAAAGCGAAAAGAGGACTTTTCCTGTGAGTGAATCCTATACCCTTGATGTTCAAACGCGCACTGTCATCGGCAAAAAGGTTGGTGCGCTGCGCCGTGAAAACATGATCCCCGGCGTGATCTATGGCTATGACATGACACCCATCAGCATCACCATCCCTCGCCGTCCGCTGGAGATTGTCCTCCAAAAAGCAGGGACAACCCATTTGGTCTTGGTCAATGTGGGCGGGGAAACCTATAACACACTCGTCCGCGAGGTGCAGCGCGATTCGATCAAGCGCACCATCCGCCATATCGACTTCCTTCGCGTTGACCTGACCAAGACGCTGCGCACCGATGTGCAGGTTGTTTTGGTGGGCATTCCCAAGCTCAGCGCTGATATGAGCCTAAGCCAATCCATGCTCACTATTGAGGTGGAGTGCTTGCCCACGAACATCCCGACGGTTGTCCAAGCCGATGCCAGCAAACTGACTCGTGTCGATGCGCGGATCATCGTTGCCGATCTGCCCGCACTGCCCAATGTGAAGTACATTGCCGAGCCAACGGAGATTGTCGCCATTATCAACGCCCTTGTTGAACTGACCGAGGGTGCTGATGGGGAATTGACCCTGCTTGAACCAGAAGTGGTGGAGCGCGGGAAGAAGGAAGCCGACGACGAGGCGTAAACCTGCCCCTATTGCTTAGAACGTATTTCAAAAATCCCTATCCCCCTACCCCTTTTCCCCGCTTGCAAGGAAAGGGGTAAACAACCCCTCCTCGTTTATGGAGATTATGGAGAGGGGCAAAGAGCGGGGTTTTGAAATGATTTGTAAGGTATGTTCTGAACCCGCTCGATGAGCGGTTTTTTTTGAGACGGTGATTTAGCGTGAGGGGGTGGGCGTGGGGAAGGCAGAGAGGTCTACCGGCTCAAAGTTGGTGATGACAAGGACGATCTCTAAGCGGGTGAAGTCGATCAGGCTGCGGATCACCGCCTCCTGAAACAACTTGGAGTCGTCCAGGCGGGAACTGGTGACCTGCCCAATGACAATTCCGCGTGGAAACTTCCCCCCAATCCCAGAGGTGACGACAGAATCGCCGTTGTTGATTTTATCGGTGAGGGGAATATAGATCATCGATAAGCCGCCGGCTGCCGTCCCTTGTACAGAGCCTTCGGCGCGGGTGGTCTGCAACCGCGCATTGACGAAACTGTTCACGTCGGAGATTAACTGCACTTGGGCGCTGGTGGCGCTCACCCGCAAAATGCGCCCGACCAAGCCCAACTCGGTGACGACGGGCATCCCCGCTGAAAGCCCATCCCGCGAGCCGCGATCAATGGTCACGCTGCGGATCAAGCCGCTTGTCTCACGGCTGATCACCGTCGCGGCGGTGTATTGGCGGGTTGTTTCAACCCCTTTGTAATTGAGTAAAGCGGCAAGACGGGCGTAGTCGGCGCGAATCTCACGCAGTTCAACGATCTCCGCCTGAAAGTTGACCAACGCCCGTTCCAATTCGGCATTTCGCTGGCGGAGCGAATTCAGATCGCGCAGGGTATCAAAGACATCCGAAATACGGCGGGAGAGTCCGCTGCTCCACTGCTG from Anaerolineales bacterium carries:
- a CDS encoding GAF domain-containing protein — encoded protein: MIDWLATYQIAHTALETAPTVNTLAETLTNALHWLMGDQSEVRLWLGEEVRDGEGDMPAAAHEAHLTLHPQVAAEGREVAFPLNVDRVVHGLVFLLNPSPLSEAIIGLAYALSRAAAAALERLSYPASPEVFRQLVENANVAIDVAGLDGRITYANQAAALLYGYDEPSELIGKTVIELYFGDDEQRVAREIVLGSRSQAGWAGDVLQKDAAGNALPVRLAVFSIGEPGQGLTGYGGIAQSLGEQQRLLLSLRQQTQRLRAAAQVAQAAVSKLDLDSLLLEAASVAQQLFHYNLVSVMLIEEDALHIKISYTEKGVLLPRNGVLALDETSLNGWVGTHGRSILITDVSQDARCLTLEGMPEAGCELVVPLRMGDRVIGTLDVQNAKPNSLHAEDLETMESIATHLSLAIENARLYRDALEANEMKSQFLATMSHELRTPLNAILGYTEMVLSGMYGALSDKQADRLRRVYVNAQHLLELINDVLDLARIESGRLNLHFDAIDVPLLMSRVLSNITPLAEAKRLALEAIIPDTLPLVRADEVRLRQIVINLMSNAVKFTREGRISLRIAIVRTLGGDVMGDSVPGVDFSTAELPDGEHMVFVVEDTGIGIASEYQAMIFDAFRQVDNSPIREYQGTGLGLAISRQLVELHGGSLWVHSQLGEGATFVFALPLTTTEEAE
- a CDS encoding response regulator transcription factor produces the protein MMTYILTVDDDDEVLGTVGRALGREGYEVGQASSGQEAWYKIIIRRPDLVILDINMPIMDGLTLCRQIRADARFTSLPVLFLTAHTSTDEVIAGLDAGGDDYVTKPFEVTELKARVRALLRRIRRDEGSAAVIELGNVRLDSDTYKVMTSDQEIQLTATEHRLLRYLMEHPNIAISPQKLLEMVWDYPPNTGDPDLVRAHIRNLRAKIEESSESLRFIRTIHGVGYMVSG
- a CDS encoding 50S ribosomal protein L25, with product MSESYTLDVQTRTVIGKKVGALRRENMIPGVIYGYDMTPISITIPRRPLEIVLQKAGTTHLVLVNVGGETYNTLVREVQRDSIKRTIRHIDFLRVDLTKTLRTDVQVVLVGIPKLSADMSLSQSMLTIEVECLPTNIPTVVQADASKLTRVDARIIVADLPALPNVKYIAEPTEIVAIINALVELTEGADGELTLLEPEVVERGKKEADDEA
- the mreC gene encoding rod shape-determining protein MreC translates to MSNAPRRLIVFGIAMFLSLGVLVVGVAGLLSPAQNVASLPITLLQQWSSGLSRRISDVFDTLRDLNSLRQRNAELERALVNFQAEIVELREIRADYARLAALLNYKGVETTRQYTAATVISRETSGLIRSVTIDRGSRDGLSAGMPVVTELGLVGRILRVSATSAQVQLISDVNSFVNARLQTTRAEGSVQGTAAGGLSMIYIPLTDKINNGDSVVTSGIGGKFPRGIVIGQVTSSRLDDSKLFQEAVIRSLIDFTRLEIVLVITNFEPVDLSAFPTPTPSR